In Cercospora beticola chromosome 3, complete sequence, the following proteins share a genomic window:
- a CDS encoding uncharacterized protein (BUSCO:EOG092620FM): MKDTADGAVGTGIGLHGQRPALQVICLGNSGGPSEENVTAFLVRSIASEWAKGSLLAVDAGSHLAPITRILENHFPTTSRARGSNSSHATASGRSGSPIDMDMFPKPEPTLLQAGPFAGLKFPNESARANALHVLRTYISTYLITHPHLDHLSGFAINTAAFNGTSRPKTLAALPSTVNAIKQHIFNDVIWPNLTDEDGGVGFVTFQRLKEGGDVMMGEGEGRGYIDVCDGLAAKAFKVSHGVCTKSPPSHQHRGSIAGMSDSMPPYNGSIQGIPHDQITSNRALSMSAMHSQPGTPGGTQRSSFHTHQASPQLRAADHDTCVVDSTAFFLRDEETQREVIIFGDVEPDSLSLTPRNIVVWQEAARKIAQGVLGGIFIECSYDDSQADAILFGHLNPRHLIAELQNLASLVLDAKAMRAAEKAGTKRKRSIPGHTSNGLDPFARLSIPETARKRTRSLASRTVLDERRRSSAPDHNFPAAAASGLPTSQSPGSASVDALNHYNFQASEPALMDHAGDTVTSPKAVAFPQNGPGNIDINVTGDVNEESAAQPHQEAPLSGIKVILIHIKDTFKDGPHVSEVILEQLHEHEEELRAKGSPLGCEFIVSQSGESYWF; this comes from the coding sequence ATGAAAGACACCGCTGATGGGGCGGTCGGCACAGGCATAGGGCTACATGGCCAACGACCCGCCCTGCAGGTTATATGTCTCGGCAATAGTGGTGGCCCCAGCGAGGAGAATGTCACCGCATTTTTGGTTCGTTCAATAGCGAGCGAGTGGGCTAAAGGCTCGCTGCTGGCAGTTGATGCTGGATCACATCTCGCACCCATTACGCGAATACTCGAGAACCACTTTCCAACCACGAGTCGTGCACGAGGCTCGAACAGCAGCCATGCGACCGCAAGTGGCAGGTCGGGATCCCCCATTGATATGGACATGTTTCCCAAGCCGGAGCCAACATTGTTACAGGCGGGTCCTTTTGCGGGACTGAAGTTTCCCAATGAGTCGGCTCGCGCAAACGCTCTCCATGTGCTTCGAACCTACATCTCCACTTATCTGATCACACACCCTCATTTGGACCATCTCTCTGGATTCGCGATCAATACCGCAGCCTTCAACGGCACTTCGCGGCCGAAGACGTTGGCAGCGCTGCCAAGCACTGTTAATGCCATCAAGCAGCATATCTTCAATGATGTGATTTGGCCGAACCTCACAGACGAAGACGGCGGCGTGGGCTTTGTGACTTTCCAGCGTCTCAAAGAAGGGGGCGATGTTATGAtgggcgagggcgaggggCGAGGCTACATTGATGTTTGTGACGGGCTTGCTGCGAAAGCCTTCAAAGTTTCACATGGCGTGTGTACGAAGAGTCCCCCAAGCCATCAGCACCGTGGCAGCATTGCTGGAATGTCGGATTCGATGCCTCCGTACAATGGATCCATACAAGGCATACCTCACGATCAAATTACTTCGAACCGAGCATTGTCTATGTCGGCTATGCATTCGCAACCCGGCACGCCAGGTGGAACGCAGCGGTCAAGCTTCCATACACACCAAGCTTCGCCTCAATTAAGAGCAGCCGACCACGACACATGTGTAGTCGATAGCacggccttcttcctccgcgATGAGGAAACACAGCGCGAGGTCATCATATTTGGCGATGTGGAACCTGATTCTCTGTCACTCACGCCCCGGAATATCGTGGTGTGGCAAGAGGCTGCACGTAAGATTGCGCAGGGCGTCCTAGGTGGAATCTTCATCGAGTGCAGCTACGATGATAGTCAAGCTGATGCAATCCTGTTTGGTCATCTGAATCCGCGGCATCTTATAGCCGAATTACAGAATCTTGCGAGCCTGGTGCTTGACGCCAAAGCCATGCGTGCTGCTGAGAAGGCTGGGACGAAGCGCAAGCGCTCAATTCCAGGCCACACATCCAATGGCTTGGATCCATTTGCTCGCTTGAGCATACCGGAGACTGCACGAAAACGAACTCGGAGTCTTGCCAGCAGAACGGTATTGGATGAGCGGCGACGCAGTAGTGCCCCTGATCACAACTTTCCCGCGGCCGCTGCCTCCGGCCTTCCCACTTCGCAAAGCCCCGGTTCCGCTTCTGTAGACGCGCTGAATCATTACAACTTTCAGGCATCGGAGCCGGCACTTATGGACCACGCCGGTGATACGGTCACGTCCCCAAAGGCCGTTGCATTTCCACAGAATGGCCCCGGTAATATCGACATCAACGTAACAGGCGATGTGAACGAGGAGTCTGCAGCACAACCGCATCAAGAAGCGCCTCTCAGCGGCATCAAAGTAATTTTAATACACATCAAAGACACTTTCAAGGACGGACCTCACGTGAGCGAAGTCATACTGGAGCAGCTCCACGAACACGAGGAAGAGCTCCGCGCGAAAGGAAGTCCGCTGGGCTGCGAGTTCATTGTCAGCCAGAGTGGCGAGTCGTATTGGTTCTAG
- a CDS encoding uncharacterized protein (BUSCO:EOG09260KUC) translates to MTSRLLSSRLAQRTPTALVPAPRPNVATLYSSSVLAAKRPITHSALSGSTSVLRRWTQRKAWPAGANAMHNLPAVRHASFARVIPKLFMKLARVPAMMGLTMVGGLAYLQYQTAQAGAYAMDVFGRARDATVGAANGAMEGMGGIFAQISRGAEKTKEDAKSIQMPQWMKDIYEGRAGGEGGEGGSGGPNEPKQSGVGVTGAGAATAAAFALDSEGQEDDRTGDEAARDDQMMLLTRKMIEIRSLLQTVGQSETLTLPSIVVVGSQSSGKSSVLEAIVGHEFLPKGSNMVTRRPIELTLVNTPKVAAEYGEFPALGLGRMTDFSQIQKTLLDLNLAVPEKDCVSDDPIQLRIYSPNVPDLSLIDLPGYIQVEAFDQPTELRTRIQDLCDKYIKAPNIILAISAADVDLANSTALRAARRADPRGERTIGVVTKMDLVDPERGAQILADKNYPLRLGYVGVVCKIPQETRSLFSRGAQNITSLITKNEAAFFNAHPDTFGPEAKSNVTVGTPALRKKLMHVLESTMSASLKTTSEAIHHELAEASYEFKVQYNERPLSAESYLAESLDVFKHGFKKVSEEFGRQEVRDIVKRELDQQVLNLLAQRYWNRPVEDLRPVDQNSESIQEPLESLPKADPENPLWHLKLDASASTLTKLGIGRLATTVTAQALHSAVQDLIQNTPFASHPFAVQAITSASENILKDLAYDTSDELEICVKPYKYRVEVTDHEWKQGRENISKGLKDELQSCENALKAVEDQIGGRRKAKDVLSFIDRVRKGDIVLEGNGVGGAGGFSAALLEKGKEALFLRDRADILRMRLAAVKSRQCAQPKNKYYCPEVFLDAVAEKLTSTADLFLDAELLSKFYYQFPRVLEKWGRDLDENTIERFAREDPKIRRHLDVVKRKELLEHVLKEMEGLRQLEAREKRNSNRGTQTEEKKRRGWLF, encoded by the coding sequence ATGACTTCGAGGCTGCTGTCCTCGCGGCTCGCGCAGCGAACCCCGACAGCCCTCGTCCCAGCACCGCGACCCAATGTAGCCACCCtctacagcagcagcgtgctcGCTGCCAAAAGGCCCATAACACACTCCGCATTATCTGGATCAACAAGCGTTCTAAGAAGATGGACTCAGCGGAAAGCCTGGCCTGCGGGCGCGAATGCCATGCACAATCTGCCAGCAGTCCGCCATGCCTCGTTCGCTCGTGTCATCCCGAAACTCTTCATGAAGCTGGCTCGTGTACCAGCGATGATGGGTTTGACGATGGTCGGAGGTTTGGCATATTTGCAGTATCAGACTGCCCAGGCTGGAGCGTATGCAATGGATGTATTCGGTCGGGCAAGGGACGCTACCGTGGGTGCGGCGAATGGTGCGATGGAAGGAATGGGAGGCATCTTTGCACAGATCAGTCGAGGTGCTGAGAAGACTAAGGAGGATGCAAAAAGCATACAAATGCCGCAGTGGATGAAGGACATATATGAGGGACGggcaggaggagaaggaggcgaAGGTGGAAGTGGTGGCCCGAACGAGCCCAAGCAGAGTGGTGTTGGCGTCACCGGAGCTGGTGCAGCCACCGCTGCTGCGTTCGCGCTTGACTCTGAGGGACAAGAGGATGATAGAACAGGAGACGAGGCGGCAAGAGACGACCAGATGATGCTGCTCACAAGGAAAATGATCGAGATCAGGTCGCTATTGCAGACTGTGGGACAATCAGAAACGCTCACACTACCTTCAATCGTTGTGGTCGGATCACAGTCCTCAGGAAAAAGTTCTGTCCTGGAGGCCATAGTTGGACACGAGTTTCTTCCCAAAGGCTCAAACATGGTGACCCGGCGGCCGATTGAGCTTACCCTGGTCAACACTCCCAAGGTGGCCGCAGAGTATGGCGAGTTTCCTGCGCTGGGTCTTGGTCGAATGACAGACTTCAGTCAGATTCAAAAGACACTCTTGGACCTGAACTTGGCTGTGCCAGAGAAGGATTGCGTCTCGGACGATCCTATTCAACTGAGAATTTACTCGCCTAACGTTCCTGATCTTTCTTTGATCGATCTTCCGGGTTACATCCAAGTGGAGGCCTTCGACCAGCCCACCGAACTACGCACAAGGATACAGGATCTCTGCGACAAATATATCAAGGCACCTAATATCATTCTAGCCATTTCCGCAGCGGACGTGGATCTCGCCAATTCGACAGCCCTTCGTGCGGCAAGGAGAGCGGATCCGCGAGGCGAACGGACGATTGGTGTTGTGACGAAGATGGATCTGGTCGACCCGGAGCGAGGGGCTCAGATCCTCGCAGACAAGAATTACCCTCTGCGGTTAGGCTACGTCGGCGTGGTCTGCAAAATTCCGCAGGAAACGAGGTCTCTGTTCTCGCGAGGCGCACAAAACATTACAAGCCTGATTACGAAGAACGAAGCGGCCTTCTTTAATGCCCACCCGGACACTTTCGGACCGGAGGCGAAGTCTAATGTTACGGTTGGCACTCCAGCATTACGCAAAAAGTTGATGCATGTTCTGGAGAGCACCATGTCCGCGTCGTTGAAGACAACCAGTGAAGCCATTCATCACGAGCTCGCCGAGGCATCGTACGAGTTTAAAGTGCAATATAACGAGCGACCTCTGAGTGCTGAGAGCTACCTTGCTGAGTCGCTGGACGTGTTCAAACATGGCTTCAAGAAGGTTTCCGAAGAATTTGGGCGGCAGGAAGTTCGTGATATCGTTAAGCGCGAGCTTGATCAGCAGGTCCTCAATCTGCTTGCACAAAGGTATTGGAACAGGCCTGTGGAAGATCTGCGGCCAGTCGATCAAAACTCAGAATCGATTCAAGAGCCGCTCGAGAGTCTGCCCAAAGCAGACCCAGAGAATCCTCTTTGGCATCTGAAGCTTGACGCTTCGGCGTCCACACTCACAAAGCTGGGAATTGGCCGCCTGGCAACGACAGTCACCGCGCAAGCACTACACAGTGCTGTGCAGGACCTTATACAAAATACTCCATTCGCTTCGCACCCATTTGCCGTGCAAGCCATCACAAGCGCGTCTGAAAACATCCTCAAAGACCTTGCGTATGACACCTCAGACGAACTCGAAATCTGTGTCAAGCCGTACAAGTATCGAGTTGAGGTCACAGACCATGAGTGGAAGCAGGGACGCGAAAACATCTCCAAAGGCCTGAAAGATGAATTGCAGTCCTGCGAGAATGCCCTGAAGGCAGTTGAAGATCAGATTGGCGGTCGAAGAAAGGCCAAAGACGTGTTGTCTTTCATCGATCGTGTGAGAAAAGGTGACATCGTGCTGGAAGGCAATGGCGTTGGAGGCGCAGGCGGCTTCTCAGCAGCTCTGCTTGAAAAGGgcaaagaagctctcttcctccgcgaTCGTGCTGACATATTGCGCATGCGCTTGGCAGCAGTCAAGAGTCGGCAGTGCGCGCAGCCCAAGAATAAATATTACTGCCCAGAGGTTTTCCTTGACGCAGTGGCGGAGAAACTCACGTCCACGGCTGACCTCTTCCTGGACGCTGAACTATTATCCAAGTTCTACTACCAATTCCCTCGCGTGCTGGAGAAATGGGGACGCGATCTGGACGAGAACACAATTGAAAGATTCGCACGTGAGGATCCGAAGATTCGTCGGCATCTTGACGTGGTCAAGCGCAAGGAACTGCTCGAGCATGTTCTGAAAGAAATGGAGGGCCTCAGACAGCTCGAGGCTCGCGAGAAGAGGAACAGCAATCGTGGGACACAgacagaagagaagaagcgtcgCGGCTGGTTGTTTTGA